Part of the Triticum urartu cultivar G1812 chromosome 2, Tu2.1, whole genome shotgun sequence genome, ttccctcacactcaatatgcccggtccacgtggcatcattacagtgaacggaagtattaagcgatcccTGCACGCCGAAGagcgtgcggctgccttggcagccgcacactaaaaatggcctcacgacctcggacacggttagacgagtccggcacagcTATATGCAATTTATACCGGATCAAgggtcacacccctattacaaatacaaggggctcaatgcgcgcaggcaagtggcaatttttactcatcttgaataatacatggtttctttaattgcacgacaactttttcacctaagtccctcttttttacagatgatcatcgtgctacacccgtccaagatacggcacaatggagacacaggcgcagacgtgcagcagggacccgctccaaggattctttttagattaagaccctgcgtaaacctttttttaccgtctcttgttgatatatccaccgaattctcagcacagttgagaaggatgttgacgtcttggcatgtggccatgccagaataatgcacgtacctggacacaaggggcttcttacaaagggcactactttggcccggtttataccataaagactgaataccttagggagtgttcggcgtcgcgagtttggccttatatgcatcagctccgaatcattgtctttggtcaaatgttgggtttgcccggctcttgtgttttggtgccttacgttccactttCCTGCTAAGGtagcaccgggagaactactgcgattgtgccctggttcatccggacgagcacctcggtagagaaagccgaaaactgtctgtcatgatatagcgtgagactggtcaaccactcgatgacctatcggaatgttagaattcctccgccttaacgaagggccgttttctggccaggcatgtacgcaccccacgatcgggagagtgcggagccaccaggggctatctagtagccccattgtcaaactcctatggctaagtgaaagtgttaaagcattatagtcctcTTCCGATAATTCATCCAAGCCAAGAATTGCGATAATGTCCTGAAGTTCTTTGTAACGTTGTAAAGTTTCCTTAACTCTTTGCGCAGTTTCATAATGTTCGTTGCCAACGATCCGAGGCTGTAACATAGTCGAGGTTGAATCTAAAGGATCTACTGCTGGATAAATACCCTTGGAAGCTAATCCTCTGGAAAGTACGGTAGTAGCATCCAAATGTGCAAATGTTGTGGCAGGGGCAGGGTCGGTCAAATCGTCTGCAGGTACATAAACTGCTTGAATCGAAGTTATAGATCCCTTTTTAGTAGAAGCAATTCTTTCTTGCAAAGAACCCATTTCTGTACTAAGAGTAGGTTGATAACCCACTGCGGAGGGCATTCTCCCTAATAAAGCGGATACCTCTGATCCTGCTTGAACAAAACGAAAGATATTATCGATAAATAAAAGCACGTCTTGCTTATTAACATCTCGGAAATATTCCGCCATAGTTAGGGCAGTTAAACCAACTCTCATACGAGCTCCCGGTGGTTCATTCATTTGGCCATAGACTAGAGCTACCTTTGATTCCTCAATATTTTTTTCATTAATTACTCCGGATTCCTTCATTTCCATATAAAGATCTTTCCTTCACGAGTCCGTTCCCCTACTCCACCGAATACGGATACGCCCCCATGAGCTTTAGCAATGTTATTGATTAATTCCATGATCAGTACTGTTTTACCTACTCCAGCCCCCCGAAATTATCCATCTTTGAAACAGGTATTAAGGTCGTCGATAAGGAGCTAAAAGATCGACGACCTTAATACCTGTTTCAAAGATGGATAATTTCGTATCTAACTCGATAAAGGCAGGCGCAGATCTATGAATAGGGAACGTTGCACTACTATCTACAGGACCCAAATTGTCAACAGGCTCCCCAAGAACGTTGAAAATTCGTCCGAGAGTAGCTCCACCGACCGGAACACTGAGAGGATCTCCCGTGTCAATCACTTCCATTCCTCTCATCAACCCGTCCGTAGCACTCATAGCTACAGCTCTAACTCGATTATTTCCTAATAATTGTTGTACCTCACAAGTCACATTAATTTGCTTATCGGCAGTGTCTCTACTCTGGACTACCAAAGCGTTATAAATATAAGGTAACTTGCCTGGGGGAAAAGTGACATCCAGCACGGGtccaataatttgatcgatacgacCTGTACTTTTTTCTTCAATTGTGGAAACCCCGGGAGGAGAAGTAGTAGGATTGGTTCTCATAATTATCACATAATTAAAAAAAAGGAATTTGTcgaattttttctttttttatggttgcctcgctcgctgcgctatcacctccttattaggaccaagacattgggttaagtgtgaacacgcgttttttgcaagcacccccgcattatatgcgtgggggttgaagccgacggctgcaatctttcaggttatacacatgtatacataaacggctgcacaggaggcatcacactactttcaggcaaaagtgtaaacatagccttataaaaacttcataaaagcattgtgtttacaatgagaatacatatcactcaaacataatattcttcgagcactgggcctctatcaaacgagcaccctcgagaacctcctcgaaataatgctcggctgccactcggcctatggccgaaccctgcacCACAACTACGGAAGcgtccatctctgcccagtatgctttaacacgggcaagggccatccgcgagccttctatgcacgccgacctcttcattgcattaatgcgcggcaccgcaccaaggaactgctgcactaagctgaaatagctatcCAGTTTTTGCTTCTCCGAccacagctgatccacaacagccctcatggcgagtccggacaacctattcagttcggcccattcggctagctggtcagtcaatgaaggcggacgctctggaacattgaactgcgaccagaacagcttgtccacttcatgatctgtctgaccttggaagtacgtGGCAGCATCGGCAGCACTCGCCACCAAATCCATATATGCATCTTCCGAACTCCACAGacgatctagaggggcataccgtggatctccgaacttcctccgtaacatgaagggtttcccagccgcaatatccccggcttcccgcagctcctccttcttcactctcatagcagaacgggtgtccTTCTCCGCCGCCGTGGCCTTCTCGAGGTCTATTGCCTttgcttggttttccttttcaaggacccggcaacggtcggcggcgtcTTTTAATTCCACGGCCATTTTGGCCATCTtatcttggctctcgcaatgtgcggccttctcggccttcaactcttcggccgccttcaaagcagcggcattactaatcctcgcttgttccttggctcgggcaagttttGCCCGCAAGGCTTCTACGaaggcagctccatctgcagtcacaacatattaaagatactggcattacgctgctcttactatgtggcttTCACCAGATAATAatacttaccctgtgcctcgtcaagcctcttatTAACAAGCTCGaggtcggcgtctgccgcattcagttgccgttttaatttggcaaactcactattccggctagccaccggagcctccaccacctgcacataaaggcagtctggttattgcctaagaatatgatcctctgttcgccgccgttctcgacgacaaccagagtctcaggggctactatttacacagggcacacctaacatgtgcagcaTTGTCACgtattattttacgtacctcaaagcccgtcagtagactcataaaggcttcatgtaaacCGCTTTCGGCgaacgagattctctccatcaccgtacccatcaacatacggtgttcttctgagatggctactcgccccaccaactctctcaaaacgtccgaccgcacactagatggtgccggactcttttgtctgctctcctCGGGAGTCaaacgctggggacttcgggggtctatgggattatcttctggcctcaccggattcggagaggccctccgtgacgacacttcggggttgCCCGCTTCTGGAGTGGAGGAGTTCGGGGGAGGCAtttctctctccatcatctctggaagaagatcccccgaagacgagctcatctgagaggggctaaggcccaaactgcaagatatatgcggtggttattttctcagaagaaaaatagcatacctttactattaaaatattttgggatcgcttacgactcgttggagggcagATCCCCCCGCGGGCTTTGTGCGGCAGAAGCACCCCCCAAGGcgggaccctctgtgggagatttcttctcccgtttggaggcttcagcttccggatcctcggaagcagtccttttcctccaccggttgtcctccttcgtggaggTGCTCACTCCCTCGGTTAGAACAGGCGGTGATGGGGGCCCGCGGTCCGTCCGTATTATCCCTCCCGGTATCTTCCTTCgggggctccgggcaaggtgcgacctcgagcatcttttccaataccggattttccagaCCCTTAGGAAGGGGGTCggacaccgaatcatcttcgccttcgttaaccagtcctggtcaaaaagcgaattctcagaaataacttcgtgaCAAATAAAAGATGGTGTGTTCAgccagaggatttcttacttgttcggcggcacGGTTACTGCTCAGACCCACAtcctcggtaatatccggacactctacttgaggtccgaagaatgacttatACATATCCTCATGCGTCCGGCCGAGGAGACTTTGAATAGCACGCGGTCCCTcggggttgaactcccacaagcgaagggggcggcgtctgcaaggctggacttgatggaccagcataacttgtattaccacagccaaattgaaatctccctcgaagagatctcgaatgcgactttgcagtataggcacgtccttggctggaccccagctcaggcctctgctaatccatgacatcagttgtggcggcgggcccgagcggaaagcgggggcagccgcccacctGGCACTTCGGGGAgacgtgacgtaaaaccactcccgttgccatagtttggacacctctggaaaggaaccttccggccatggagctcctgccatcttgcctattgatgcacctccgcacgctgcttgttgcccctcgatcatcttcggctttacttcaaaggtcttgagccataggccgaagtgaggggtgacgcggaggaaggcctcacacacgacaataaacgtcgagatgtggagaaaggagtccggagctagatcatgaaaatctagcccataatagaacatcaagcccctgacaaaaggatctagagtgaggcctagacctcggaggaagtgggagacgaacacaacgttctcgttgggttcgggagtagggacgacctgcccttgagcaggcagccgatgcgacaCCTCGGCGGTTAGGTATCTGGCCtgcctcaacttcttaatgtcctcttccgtaacagaggagggcatccatcggccttgaaggctggatccggacatgattgaagatccggagcacctaacctgggctttgggtgttagaactcgaggcggaggaagggttcgattgagcgcGAGAGAAAAAAGCTAAAACCTCGCCCCTTTATAAAgggggtgaatatcaagcgtcctctccgtagccgtttaggacttgcctataatctaggagtcctagacacggttgggttacgcATGatcgcattaatgagaatcccgtaattgggggaacatgatctccgcttcggcaagacgtgtcacgaaactgcctcgcgttatgtgtggagctggttaaaagaaacggttcgaataatcatcgGGCCATGATGTAACGTCATGTTGCTAAAataagccagcaaattagatctgcgaaaacgCTATTCTCTCTGTGGTGGAATGcggaatttattttgcagggtcggacactatcctcatattcaacttcttctgtcatgtattcggagaaggaacccgccttgcaatgccgaagacaatactgcgcgccggactcgtcgtcattgaagcccggttcatgggctactgtgggagtcctagattagggggtctccggacagccggactatcttcattggccggactgttagactatgaagatacaagattgaagacttcgtctcgtgtccggatgggactctacttggcgtggaaggcaagctaggcaatacgtatatggatatctcctcctttgtaaccgaccttgtgtaaccctaaccctctccggtgtctatataaaccagaggttttagttcgtaggacaacaatcacaacatacaatcataccataggctagcttctagggtttagcctctctaatctcgtggtagatctactcttgtaacacccatatcttcaatattaatcaagcatgacatagggttttacctccatcaagagggcctgaactggggtaaaacttcgtgtcccttgcctcctgttaccatccggcctagacgcacagttcgggaccccctacccgagatccgccggttttgacaccgtcaatcgtcaagctagttttcatcacgctcatatgattcacgttcggtactttgataatttggtatgttggtggaccggtgcttgggtgctgcccttacttggacaagcatcccacttatgattaacctctattgcaagcatccgcaactacaacaaaagtattaaggtaaacctaaccatagcatgaaacatatggatccaaatcagccccttacgaagcaacgcataaactagggtttaagcttctctcactctagcaacccatcgtctacttattacttcccaatgccttcctctaggcccaaacaatggtgaagtgtcatgtagtcgacgttcacataacaccactagaggagagacaacatacatctcatcaaaatatcgaacgaataccaaattcacatgactaccaatagcaagacttctcccatgtccttaggaacaaaagtaactactcacaaagcata contains:
- the LOC125535089 gene encoding ATP synthase subunit beta, chloroplastic-like, giving the protein MEMKESGVINEKNIEESKVALVYGQMNEPPGARMRVGLTALTMAEYFRDVNKQDVLLFIDNIFRFVQAGSEVSALLGRMPSAVGYQPTLSTEMGSLQERIASTKKGSITSIQAVYVPADDLTDPAPATTFAHLDATTVLSRGLASKGIYPAVDPLDSTSTMLQPRIVGNEHYETAQRVKETLQRYKELQDIIAILGLDELSEEDYNPYMRDLTVEGSSGLQWTAATDEDDRGDSGIGGGGAPVVRGDGGDVREMRRSEAEVVVELLELGDDGGGRGDDDCSLVSCSSGERRSSSGQRLQWFLGDDRMSKRCGTRRGLGGVAWKQGECSPAAETAVNRGGGGEMRLEMARAMLICNFSSAFEDFVGANEPGC